A window of the Brassica oleracea var. oleracea cultivar TO1000 chromosome C1, BOL, whole genome shotgun sequence genome harbors these coding sequences:
- the LOC106341601 gene encoding probable trans-2-enoyl-CoA reductase, mitochondrial isoform X2 produces the protein MTALMKSVGVRAMKLLSSAVNFRLNQCGETPIRSLRSFSTLRSPPSKAIVYEQHGSPDSVTRLVNLPPVEVRDNDVCVKMIAAPINPSDINRIEGVYPVRPPVPAIGGYEGVGEVYAVGSKVNALSPGDWVIPSPPSSGTWQTFVVKEESVWHKIDKSCPMEYAATITVNPLTALRMLEDFVSLASGDSLVQNGATSIVGQCVIQLARLRGISTINIIRDRAGSDEARENLKALGADQVFSESQLNVKNVKSLLGELPEPALGFNCVGGNAASLVLKFLREGGTMVTYGGMSKKPITVSTTSFIFKDLELKGFWLQNWLSLGKVRECREMIDYLLGLARDGKLKYETELVPFDEFPVALDKALGKVGRQPKQVITF, from the exons ATGACGGCGTTGATGAAGTCGGTCGGTGTCCGAGCTATGAAATTGTTGTCGTCGGCGGTGAATTTCAGGTTGAACCAATGCGGCGAAACACCAATACGTTCTTTGAGATCCTTCTCGACGCTTAGGTCGCCACCGTCAAAGGCCATCGTGTACGAGCAGCATGGCTCTCCCGATTCTGTCACCAG ATTGGTGAATCTCCCGCCGGTGGAAGTGAGAGACAACGATGTATGCGTCAAAATGATCGCCGCGCCGATCAATCCCTCCGATATCAACCGAATTGAAG GTGTGTACCCGGTTAGGCCACCTGTACCAGCGATTGGTGGTTATGAAGGTGTTGGTGAAGTCTATGCAGTTGGCTCCAAGGTCAATGCTCTTTCTCCTGGCGATTGGGTTATTCCATCTCCACCTTCGTCAG GGACTTGGCAGACGTTTGTTGTCAAGGAGGAGAGTGTGTGGCACAAAATCGACAAATCTTGTCCAATGGAGTACGCGGCTACCATTACTGTTAATCCTTTGACGGCTTTAAGAATGCTTGAAGATTTTGTGTCCCTAGCTTCCG GAGATTCTTTGGTACAGAATGGTGCAACAAGTATCGTGGGTCAATGTGTAATCCAGTTAGCTAGGCTCCGTGGCATCAGTACCATCAATATCATCCGTGATAG AGCCGGGTCGGATGAAGCAAGAGAAAATCTGAAAGCTCTAGGTGCAGACCAAGTATTTTCAGAGAGTCAGCTGAATGTTAAGAACGTGAAAAGTCTTTTG GGGGAGTTACCTGAACCAGCTCTGGGATTCAACTGTGTTGGTGGCAATGCTGCCTCTCTCGTGCTCAAGTTTCTGAG GGAAGGAGGAACCATGGTAACATATGGTGGGATGTCTAAGAAGCCAATCACTGTTTCAACAACATCTTTCATCTTTAAG GATTTGGAGTTGAAAGGGTTTTGGCTACAGAACTGGTTGAGTTTGGGTAAAGTGAGAGAATGCAGGGAGATGATAGACTATCTCCTCGGGCTTGCGCGGGACGGAAAGCTAAAATACGA AACGGAACTGGTTCCTTTCGACGAGTTCCCTGTTGCTCTCGATAAAGCGCTGGGGAAGGTAGGTAGGCAACCCAAACAAGTAATCACATTCTGA
- the LOC106334296 gene encoding uncharacterized mitochondrial protein AtMg00810-like, translated as MVGKLIYLTITRPDICFAVNQVSQHMQAPKVYHWNMVEKIMRYQSEAPGQDWVGDRVDRRSTTRYCTFIRGNLVTWKSKKQKVVSCSSIEAEYRAMRKLTSELIWIRNLLRDLGVETTTPITMHCDNQAAIHIASNSVFL; from the exons ATGGTTGGGAAGTTGATCTATCTCACAATTACAAGACCGGATATTTGTTTTGCTGTGAATCAAGTTAGTCAGCATATGCAAGCACCTAAGGTTTATCATTGGAACATGGTGGAAAAGATCATGAGGTACCAAAGCGAGGCTCCTGGTCAAG ATTGGGTTGGTGATAGAGTGGACAGGAGGTCTACTACAAGATATTGCACATTCATTCGAGGCAATCTAGTTACTTGGAAGAGCAAGAAGCAGAAAGTGGTGTCTTGTTCAAGTATTGAGGCAGAATATAGAGCAATGAGAAAGCTGACTAGTGAACTCATCTGGATCAGGAACCTACTGAGAGACTTAGGCGTGGAGACAACAACACCAATCACCATGCATTGTGATAACCAGGCAGCCATTCATATAGCTTCAAACTCAGTGTTTCTTTAG
- the LOC106341601 gene encoding probable trans-2-enoyl-CoA reductase, mitochondrial isoform X1 has product MTALMKSVGVRAMKLLSSAVNFRLNQCGETPIRSLRSFSTLRSPPSKAIVYEQHGSPDSVTRLVNLPPVEVRDNDVCVKMIAAPINPSDINRIEGVYPVRPPVPAIGGYEGVGEVYAVGSKVNALSPGDWVIPSPPSSGTWQTFVVKEESVWHKIDKSCPMEYAATITVNPLTALRMLEDFVSLASAGDSLVQNGATSIVGQCVIQLARLRGISTINIIRDRAGSDEARENLKALGADQVFSESQLNVKNVKSLLGELPEPALGFNCVGGNAASLVLKFLREGGTMVTYGGMSKKPITVSTTSFIFKDLELKGFWLQNWLSLGKVRECREMIDYLLGLARDGKLKYETELVPFDEFPVALDKALGKVGRQPKQVITF; this is encoded by the exons ATGACGGCGTTGATGAAGTCGGTCGGTGTCCGAGCTATGAAATTGTTGTCGTCGGCGGTGAATTTCAGGTTGAACCAATGCGGCGAAACACCAATACGTTCTTTGAGATCCTTCTCGACGCTTAGGTCGCCACCGTCAAAGGCCATCGTGTACGAGCAGCATGGCTCTCCCGATTCTGTCACCAG ATTGGTGAATCTCCCGCCGGTGGAAGTGAGAGACAACGATGTATGCGTCAAAATGATCGCCGCGCCGATCAATCCCTCCGATATCAACCGAATTGAAG GTGTGTACCCGGTTAGGCCACCTGTACCAGCGATTGGTGGTTATGAAGGTGTTGGTGAAGTCTATGCAGTTGGCTCCAAGGTCAATGCTCTTTCTCCTGGCGATTGGGTTATTCCATCTCCACCTTCGTCAG GGACTTGGCAGACGTTTGTTGTCAAGGAGGAGAGTGTGTGGCACAAAATCGACAAATCTTGTCCAATGGAGTACGCGGCTACCATTACTGTTAATCCTTTGACGGCTTTAAGAATGCTTGAAGATTTTGTGTCCCTAGCTTCCG CAGGAGATTCTTTGGTACAGAATGGTGCAACAAGTATCGTGGGTCAATGTGTAATCCAGTTAGCTAGGCTCCGTGGCATCAGTACCATCAATATCATCCGTGATAG AGCCGGGTCGGATGAAGCAAGAGAAAATCTGAAAGCTCTAGGTGCAGACCAAGTATTTTCAGAGAGTCAGCTGAATGTTAAGAACGTGAAAAGTCTTTTG GGGGAGTTACCTGAACCAGCTCTGGGATTCAACTGTGTTGGTGGCAATGCTGCCTCTCTCGTGCTCAAGTTTCTGAG GGAAGGAGGAACCATGGTAACATATGGTGGGATGTCTAAGAAGCCAATCACTGTTTCAACAACATCTTTCATCTTTAAG GATTTGGAGTTGAAAGGGTTTTGGCTACAGAACTGGTTGAGTTTGGGTAAAGTGAGAGAATGCAGGGAGATGATAGACTATCTCCTCGGGCTTGCGCGGGACGGAAAGCTAAAATACGA AACGGAACTGGTTCCTTTCGACGAGTTCCCTGTTGCTCTCGATAAAGCGCTGGGGAAGGTAGGTAGGCAACCCAAACAAGTAATCACATTCTGA